A window of Spirochaetota bacterium genomic DNA:
ATTCCTCAACAGAACCAGATAAACACAATCAGAAGATACGGCTGTGAAACCCTTAAAACTATAACAAAGAACAGCATATCTCATGTAAAGCTCGAAAGGGGCACAAGTGTAGAAGACGCTATAGATATTTTCAATAATGATCCAAGTGTTGAATACGCTCAGCCTAACTATATTTATACAATCTCAGCGGTACCGAATGATACAGAATATGGAGAGCTTTGGGGATTGAAGAACACAGGACAGACTGTTTCCAGTGCCCCGTATGCGACAAATAATCCCGGAACCTCCGGCGCAGACATGAATCTTGAGCCGGCTTGGGACGTGATAACCGACTGCAGTTCAATTGTGGTTGCTGTTATTGACACCGGCGTGGACTATAATCATGAGGACCTCGCTGGCAATATGTGGGATGACGGCTCAGGGCATTCCGGTTATGACTTTATACACAATGACAATGACCCAATGGACCTCAACG
This region includes:
- a CDS encoding S8 family serine peptidase, with translation MMNKFINKCIDIRLSIILIPVISSLILIGASPIKFNKSRSKIARQYIEGEILIKFKKKIPQQNQINTIRRYGCETLKTITKNSISHVKLERGTSVEDAIDIFNNDPSVEYAQPNYIYTISAVPNDTEYGELWGLKNTGQTVSSAPYATNNPGTSGADMNLEPAWDVITDCSSIVVAVIDTGVDYNHEDLAGNMWDDGSGHSGYDFIHNDNDPMDLNGHGTHCAGSIGAIGDNSTGTTGICWQAKIMAVRVLNAMGWGTTVNIIDGIIYAVDNGAKILSMSLGGPVYDHAYSDAITYSLDHDVIVVAAAGNGGDDG